A window from Streptomyces sp. NBC_00299 encodes these proteins:
- a CDS encoding protein kinase family protein: MTRTERLTAHTDIATSLALLSDHELADLVAEGTPLGTGIGGRQTLIEVDGRRVFVKRVPLTDVELRPENARSTANVLDLPAYFHYGIGSPGFGAWRELAVHTMTTNWVLADRFTGFPLTHHWRILPQPPQPLPAELADVERAVTYWGGGPQVRERIEGLRTATACLALFLEYVAHTLHDWLDARLRTDEADTACAFVEKELTALTDFLQEARLLHFDAHFRNILTDGRRLYLADYGLALSARFRLTPQELDFFARHRHYDRVYTAFHLVNWLATALYGHGRDDRETFVRACAEGLRPQGIPRVAAGIIERYAPLAVVMGDFARRLQNESRRTPYPYEALELAQEGVGMPASR, encoded by the coding sequence ATGACCCGCACCGAGCGCCTCACCGCCCACACCGACATCGCCACGTCCCTGGCGCTTCTCTCCGACCACGAGCTCGCGGACCTCGTGGCGGAGGGGACGCCGCTCGGCACGGGAATCGGCGGACGGCAGACGCTGATCGAGGTCGACGGCAGACGCGTGTTCGTGAAACGAGTCCCGCTCACCGACGTCGAGTTGCGGCCGGAGAACGCTCGCTCCACGGCGAACGTCCTGGACCTGCCGGCCTACTTCCACTACGGCATCGGCAGTCCGGGCTTCGGCGCCTGGCGCGAACTCGCCGTGCATACGATGACCACGAACTGGGTGCTGGCCGACCGGTTCACGGGCTTCCCGCTGACCCACCACTGGCGGATCCTGCCGCAGCCGCCGCAGCCCCTCCCCGCCGAACTGGCCGACGTGGAGCGGGCCGTCACCTACTGGGGCGGCGGCCCGCAGGTGCGCGAGCGCATCGAGGGACTACGGACGGCGACCGCGTGCTTGGCGCTCTTCCTGGAGTACGTTGCGCACACCCTGCACGACTGGCTGGACGCCCGGCTGCGCACGGACGAGGCCGATACCGCGTGCGCCTTCGTGGAAAAGGAGCTCACAGCCCTCACGGACTTTCTCCAGGAGGCCCGGCTGCTGCACTTCGACGCCCACTTCCGGAACATCCTCACCGACGGGCGCCGGCTCTACCTCGCCGACTACGGCCTCGCTCTCTCCGCCCGCTTCCGCCTCACCCCGCAGGAGCTCGACTTCTTCGCGCGGCACCGGCACTACGACCGCGTCTACACCGCCTTCCACCTGGTGAACTGGCTCGCGACCGCCCTGTACGGCCATGGCCGGGACGACCGCGAGACCTTCGTTCGTGCCTGCGCCGAGGGCCTCAGGCCCCAGGGGATCCCGCGGGTCGCCGCCGGCATCATCGAGCGGTATGCGCCGCTCGCCGTCGTGATGGGTGACTTCGCCCGGCGGCTCCAGAACGAGAGCCGGCGGACGCCGTACCCGTACGAAGCGCTGGAGCTCGCTCAGGAAGGCGTCGGCATGCCCGCCTCCAGATAG
- a CDS encoding nitroreductase/quinone reductase family protein yields MSSPYYVKGSPLNIRFNSVVGWLARHGFSIAGTAEMSVRGRKSGTMQRIPVNPHMYEGTQYLVSARGHSQWVRNMRAAGGGELRVGRKLRQFSAVEIPDEMKLPILRTYLEKWGWEVNQYFDGVTAKSSDEEIIAAAPDHPVFRIAVEK; encoded by the coding sequence ATGTCGTCGCCGTACTACGTCAAAGGCAGTCCGCTGAACATCCGCTTCAACAGCGTCGTCGGCTGGCTGGCCCGGCACGGGTTCAGCATCGCGGGCACAGCGGAGATGTCCGTGCGCGGGCGCAAGAGCGGCACGATGCAGCGCATCCCGGTCAACCCGCACATGTACGAGGGCACGCAGTACCTCGTCTCGGCCCGCGGCCACTCCCAGTGGGTGCGCAACATGCGCGCCGCCGGCGGCGGGGAACTGCGCGTGGGGCGCAAGCTGCGCCAGTTCTCCGCGGTGGAGATTCCCGACGAGATGAAGCTCCCGATCCTGCGGACCTACCTGGAGAAGTGGGGCTGGGAGGTCAACCAGTACTTCGACGGGGTCACCGCGAAGTCCTCCGACGAGGAGATCATCGCAGCCGCCCCGGACCATCCCGTCTTCCGGATCGCCGTCGAGAAGTGA
- a CDS encoding response regulator transcription factor, with protein MIRVLLADDQSLVRAGFRALLDAQPDIEVAGEASDGEEAVRKVRELRPDVVLMDIRMPLLDGLAATRRVTDDGDLTGVKVVMLTTFELDEYVFEAIRSGASGFLVKDTEPDELLRAVRAVVEGDALLSPGVTRRLIAEFAARSKEPAAADALAELTEREREVMALVGIGLSNEEIARRLVVSPLTAKTHVSRTMVKLGARDRAQLVVLAYESGLVRPGWLG; from the coding sequence GTGATCCGCGTACTGCTCGCCGACGACCAGTCACTGGTGCGGGCCGGCTTCCGCGCGCTGCTCGACGCACAGCCCGACATCGAGGTGGCGGGAGAGGCCTCCGACGGCGAGGAGGCGGTGCGCAAGGTGCGCGAACTGCGGCCCGACGTCGTCCTGATGGACATCCGCATGCCGCTCCTCGACGGCCTCGCCGCGACCCGCCGGGTCACCGACGACGGCGACCTCACGGGCGTCAAGGTGGTCATGCTCACCACCTTCGAACTGGACGAGTACGTCTTCGAGGCCATCCGCTCGGGTGCCTCCGGCTTCCTGGTCAAGGACACCGAGCCCGACGAACTCCTGCGCGCCGTAAGGGCGGTGGTCGAGGGCGACGCGCTGCTGTCGCCGGGGGTGACCCGCCGCCTCATCGCCGAGTTCGCCGCCCGGTCCAAGGAGCCCGCTGCCGCCGACGCCCTCGCCGAACTCACCGAGCGCGAGCGGGAGGTGATGGCGCTGGTCGGCATCGGACTGTCCAACGAGGAGATCGCCCGGCGCCTGGTGGTCAGCCCGCTCACCGCGAAGACCCACGTCAGCCGCACGATGGTCAAGCTCGGCGCCCGCGACCGGGCCCAACTCGTGGTGCTGGCCTACGAGTCCGGGTTGGTACGGCCGGGCTGGCTGGGCTGA
- a CDS encoding sensor histidine kinase, with amino-acid sequence MDEQQVRRGGGPPMWWRQGPPWWNRWEDEEHARRWPWRSTLLLTVFVMAGSNFAAEGQLDDRAPLDPFARVLLFVASALLLWRKRHPVAVVFGTAVAATLYLGAGYPYGPVFLAVAVACFNAIVTGHRKAAWAAVGVLWIGHALVAHWLYQWLPPSGDTAAPWGQEGVIAAWVAAIVAVSELARTRREQWVRERAERAQAARRRADEERLRIARELHDVLAHSISVINVQAGVGLALLDTDPEQARSALTTIKDKSKEALGEVRQVLDTLRTPGDAPRSPAPGLDRLPELVEQAASAGLTVEVEGEPPRLAPGTDLAAFRIIQEALTNVVRHSESRHARVHLDPSDRTTLRLRIDDDGPATGTDAGGSGNGLAGMRERAAALGGTIEAGPRADGGFRVLAVLPLKAPAGEPSNHVKEDR; translated from the coding sequence ATGGATGAGCAGCAGGTGCGCCGGGGCGGCGGTCCGCCGATGTGGTGGCGGCAGGGGCCGCCGTGGTGGAACCGCTGGGAGGACGAGGAGCACGCCCGTCGCTGGCCCTGGCGGTCCACGCTGCTGCTCACGGTCTTCGTGATGGCCGGCTCGAACTTCGCGGCCGAGGGGCAGCTGGACGACCGTGCCCCGCTCGACCCCTTTGCGCGCGTCCTGCTGTTCGTGGCGTCCGCCCTGCTGCTGTGGCGCAAGCGGCACCCGGTGGCCGTGGTCTTCGGGACGGCGGTCGCCGCCACGCTCTATCTCGGCGCCGGATACCCGTACGGCCCGGTCTTCCTGGCCGTCGCCGTGGCCTGCTTCAACGCCATCGTCACCGGACACCGCAAGGCCGCGTGGGCGGCGGTCGGGGTGTTGTGGATCGGGCACGCCCTGGTCGCCCACTGGCTGTACCAGTGGCTGCCGCCCTCCGGTGACACGGCCGCCCCCTGGGGACAGGAGGGCGTGATCGCCGCCTGGGTGGCGGCGATCGTGGCGGTGTCGGAGCTGGCCAGAACACGACGCGAGCAGTGGGTGCGGGAACGCGCCGAGCGGGCGCAGGCGGCGCGGCGGCGTGCCGACGAGGAGCGGCTGCGGATCGCCCGCGAACTGCACGACGTCCTCGCGCACAGCATCTCCGTGATCAATGTGCAGGCGGGCGTGGGGCTCGCCCTCCTCGACACCGACCCCGAGCAGGCGCGTTCGGCCCTCACCACCATCAAGGACAAGAGCAAGGAGGCGCTCGGCGAGGTCCGCCAGGTCCTCGACACCCTGCGCACCCCCGGCGACGCGCCCCGCTCCCCGGCCCCCGGCCTCGACCGGCTGCCCGAACTCGTGGAGCAGGCAGCGAGCGCGGGCCTCACCGTCGAGGTCGAGGGCGAGCCGCCCCGCCTGGCACCCGGCACGGACCTCGCCGCCTTCCGGATCATCCAGGAAGCCCTCACCAACGTCGTACGCCACTCGGAATCACGGCACGCACGCGTGCATCTCGACCCCTCCGACAGGACGACGCTACGGCTGCGCATCGACGACGACGGTCCCGCGACCGGCACCGACGCGGGCGGCAGCGGCAACGGACTCGCCGGAATGCGGGAGCGGGCGGCCGCCCTCGGTGGCACGATCGAGGCGGGCCCGCGTGCCGACGGCGGGTTCCGGGTACTGGCCGTACTGCCGTTGAAGGCTCCCGCCGGCGAACCGAGCAACCACGTCAAGGAGGACCGGTGA
- a CDS encoding geranylgeranyl reductase family protein — protein MSSENSSADDVQQVWDVVVVGAGPAGASAAYAAAVAGRSVLVLEKADLPRYKTCGGGIIGPSRDSLPPGFELPFRDRVHAVTFSNNGRFTRTRRSKHMLFGLINRPDFDQQLVEHAQKAGAEVRTGATVQRVEQHGSAVPDRRSVAVVLQGGETLLARAVVGADGSASRIGAHVGVKLDQVDLGLEAEIPVPETVAEDWQGRVLIDWGPIPGSYGWVFPKGDTLTVGVISARGEGAATKRYLEEFIGRLGLAGFEPSISSGHLTRCRADDSPLSRGRVLVCGDAAGLLEPWTREGISFALRSGRLAGEWAVRISEAHDAVDTRRQALNYAFAIKAGLGVEMSVGKRLLTAFERRPGLFHMALTGFRPAWKAFMDITRGATSLGEMVRSHPMAQRALTVLDNRQAPDATASAAPPAADEATS, from the coding sequence GTGAGCAGCGAGAACTCTTCGGCGGACGACGTGCAGCAGGTGTGGGACGTCGTCGTGGTGGGCGCGGGACCCGCGGGGGCCTCGGCCGCGTATGCGGCGGCCGTCGCCGGGCGGAGCGTGCTGGTGCTGGAGAAAGCGGATCTGCCGCGCTACAAGACATGCGGCGGCGGCATCATCGGCCCCTCGCGCGACTCGCTCCCACCCGGCTTCGAGCTGCCCTTCCGTGACCGGGTGCACGCGGTCACGTTCTCCAACAACGGCCGCTTCACCCGCACCCGCCGCTCCAAGCACATGCTGTTCGGGCTGATCAACCGCCCCGATTTCGACCAGCAACTGGTCGAGCACGCGCAGAAGGCGGGCGCCGAGGTGCGTACGGGCGCGACCGTGCAGCGCGTCGAGCAGCACGGCTCGGCGGTGCCGGACCGGCGCAGCGTCGCCGTGGTCCTGCAAGGCGGCGAGACGCTGCTCGCGCGGGCCGTCGTCGGTGCGGACGGCAGCGCCAGCCGGATAGGAGCCCACGTCGGGGTGAAGCTGGACCAGGTGGACCTCGGCCTGGAGGCGGAGATCCCGGTGCCGGAGACGGTCGCCGAGGACTGGCAGGGGAGGGTGCTCATCGACTGGGGGCCGATTCCCGGCAGTTACGGCTGGGTGTTCCCCAAGGGCGACACGCTCACGGTCGGGGTGATCTCGGCGCGCGGTGAAGGCGCCGCGACCAAGCGGTATTTGGAGGAGTTCATCGGGCGGCTCGGCCTCGCCGGGTTCGAACCGAGCATCTCCTCGGGCCACTTGACGCGTTGCCGCGCCGACGACTCGCCGCTGTCACGCGGGCGGGTGCTGGTGTGTGGTGACGCGGCGGGCCTGCTGGAGCCGTGGACGCGCGAGGGAATCTCGTTCGCGCTGCGGTCGGGACGGCTCGCGGGGGAGTGGGCGGTGCGGATCTCCGAGGCGCACGACGCGGTGGACACCCGGCGCCAGGCCCTGAACTACGCCTTCGCGATCAAGGCGGGACTCGGCGTCGAGATGAGCGTCGGCAAGCGGCTGCTGACGGCGTTCGAGCGCCGTCCCGGGCTCTTCCACATGGCGCTGACCGGTTTCCGGCCGGCCTGGAAGGCGTTCATGGACATCACCCGCGGAGCCACGTCACTGGGTGAGATGGTCCGTAGCCACCCCATGGCCCAGCGCGCGCTGACCGTGCTGGACAACCGTCAGGCGCCGGACGCGACTGCGTCCGCGGCGCCTCCGGCGGCCGACGAGGCCACTTCCTGA
- a CDS encoding dipeptidase, with translation MSSNPVAETVASLMPRAKAELTELVAFKSVADFDQFPKSESEGAARWVAGALRAEGFEDVALLDTPDGTQSVYGYLPGPAGAKTVLLYAHYDVQPPLDEAAWHTPPFELTERNGRWYGRGAADCKGGLIMHLLALRALKANGGVPVHVKVIAEGSEEMGTGGLERYAEAHPDLLAADTIVIGDAGNFRVGLPTVTSTLRGMTLMRVQIDTLEGNLHSGQFGGAAPDALGALIRVLDSLRAEDGSTTVDGLTDESEWQGLQYEEAQFRKDAKVLDGVELIGSGTVADRIWSRPAVTVLGIDCPPVVGATPSVQASARALISLRVPPGVDAAGATKLLQAHLEAHTPWGARVRTEQIGQGQAFRADTSSPAYQAMADAMAVAYPGQEMQYAGQGGSIPLCNTLASLYPHAEILLIGLSEPEAQIHAVNESVSPEELERLSVAEALFLRNYAAS, from the coding sequence ATGTCGTCGAATCCGGTCGCCGAGACCGTCGCCTCGCTGATGCCAAGGGCGAAGGCGGAGCTCACCGAACTGGTGGCCTTCAAGTCGGTGGCGGACTTCGACCAGTTCCCGAAGAGCGAGAGCGAGGGCGCCGCCCGCTGGGTCGCCGGCGCCCTGCGCGCGGAGGGCTTCGAGGACGTGGCCCTGCTGGACACCCCCGACGGCACGCAGTCGGTGTACGGCTATCTGCCCGGCCCCGCGGGCGCGAAGACGGTCCTGCTGTACGCCCACTACGACGTGCAGCCCCCGCTGGACGAGGCCGCCTGGCACACCCCGCCGTTCGAGCTGACCGAGCGTAACGGCCGCTGGTACGGGCGCGGCGCCGCCGACTGCAAGGGCGGCCTGATCATGCACCTGCTGGCGCTGCGCGCGCTCAAGGCCAACGGCGGCGTGCCGGTGCACGTGAAGGTGATCGCCGAGGGCTCGGAGGAGATGGGCACGGGCGGTCTGGAGCGGTACGCCGAGGCGCACCCCGACCTGCTGGCGGCCGACACCATCGTGATCGGCGACGCGGGCAACTTCCGCGTCGGACTGCCGACGGTCACCTCGACGCTGCGCGGCATGACCCTCATGCGCGTGCAGATCGACACGCTCGAAGGCAACCTGCACTCCGGCCAGTTCGGCGGCGCCGCTCCGGACGCGCTCGGCGCGCTGATCCGCGTCCTGGACTCGCTGCGCGCCGAGGACGGTTCGACGACGGTGGACGGACTGACCGACGAGTCGGAGTGGCAGGGGCTGCAGTACGAGGAGGCGCAGTTCCGCAAGGACGCCAAGGTCCTCGACGGCGTCGAGCTGATCGGCTCCGGCACGGTCGCCGACCGGATCTGGTCACGCCCCGCCGTCACCGTCCTCGGCATCGACTGCCCGCCGGTCGTCGGCGCCACCCCGTCCGTGCAGGCGAGCGCCCGGGCGCTGATCAGCCTGCGGGTGCCGCCGGGCGTGGACGCCGCCGGGGCGACCAAGCTGCTCCAGGCCCACCTGGAGGCGCACACGCCGTGGGGTGCCCGGGTGCGCACCGAGCAGATAGGCCAGGGCCAGGCGTTCCGCGCCGACACGAGCAGCCCGGCGTACCAGGCCATGGCGGACGCGATGGCGGTGGCGTACCCGGGCCAGGAGATGCAGTACGCAGGCCAGGGCGGCTCGATCCCGCTGTGCAACACCCTCGCCTCCCTCTACCCGCACGCGGAGATCCTCCTCATCGGCCTGAGCGAGCCGGAGGCCCAGATCCACGCCGTGAACGAGAGCGTGTCCCCGGAGGAACTGGAGCGCCTGTCGGTCGCCGAGGCCCTGTTCCTGCGCAACTACGCGGCAAGCTGA
- a CDS encoding DUF6332 family protein — translation MAMYGGRRSQAERDAITVEIGYALCSAAFAAALLFGAVAGPAFAFDVSAGTRGTLVAAGATAAAVLFVARVVSVLVRFGQRKAAEGEGSQPSQPGRTNPDS, via the coding sequence ATGGCCATGTATGGGGGACGGCGCAGTCAGGCCGAGCGGGACGCGATCACCGTCGAGATCGGATACGCCCTGTGCAGTGCGGCGTTCGCGGCGGCCCTGCTGTTCGGGGCCGTGGCCGGACCGGCGTTCGCCTTCGACGTGTCGGCCGGGACGCGCGGAACACTCGTCGCCGCGGGGGCGACCGCGGCCGCGGTGCTGTTCGTCGCCCGCGTCGTCAGCGTGCTGGTCCGCTTCGGGCAGCGGAAGGCCGCCGAGGGCGAAGGCAGTCAGCCCAGCCAGCCCGGCCGTACCAACCCGGACTCGTAG
- a CDS encoding TetR/AcrR family transcriptional regulator — MSSTTQGARARARLEVTAAIKDEARRQLAAEGAAKLSLRAVARELGMVSSALYRYFPSRDDLLTALIIDAYDSLGECAEGAHDKAADAGPVGRWTAVAEAVRDWALRHPHEYALIYGSPVPGYTAPDTTVPPASRVGLLFIGILRDAHQDSGLTEPPLSAELRPEAERMAADLAPDLPPATVAALIAAWAQLFGLVGFELFGQFHRVVEDRETFFRHAVGRLAQDVGLA; from the coding sequence ATGAGCAGCACCACACAGGGCGCACGTGCCCGGGCCAGGCTGGAAGTCACGGCGGCCATCAAGGACGAGGCGCGCAGACAGCTCGCGGCCGAGGGCGCCGCGAAGCTCTCGCTGCGCGCCGTCGCCCGCGAACTCGGCATGGTCTCCTCCGCGCTCTACCGGTACTTCCCCAGCCGGGACGACCTGCTGACCGCTCTCATCATCGACGCCTACGACTCCCTCGGCGAGTGCGCGGAGGGGGCGCACGACAAGGCCGCCGACGCCGGGCCCGTCGGGCGTTGGACGGCGGTCGCGGAGGCCGTACGCGACTGGGCGCTGCGGCATCCGCACGAGTACGCGCTGATCTACGGCTCGCCCGTGCCCGGCTACACCGCGCCCGACACCACGGTCCCGCCCGCCTCCCGCGTCGGCCTCCTCTTCATCGGCATCCTCCGCGACGCCCACCAGGACTCCGGCCTCACCGAACCGCCCCTGTCCGCGGAGCTGCGCCCCGAGGCCGAGCGCATGGCCGCCGACCTGGCCCCTGACCTCCCCCCGGCGACGGTCGCGGCCCTGATCGCCGCCTGGGCCCAGCTGTTCGGGCTCGTCGGGTTCGAGCTGTTCGGGCAGTTCCACCGGGTCGTGGAGGACCGCGAGACGTTCTTCCGGCACGCGGTGGGCCGGCTCGCCCAGGACGTGGGCCTGGCGTGA